The genome window tttttattctttgaatagatttttgtttttgagTTGATCGAAGACGCGAAGGAtgattggagatttttttttgcattgctGTCTTTATATGTTTATTTTGCACTTTTACTCTTTTAATGTTCATTTTGCATTTCGTTTGATTGGTCCAGAAAACGGTGGAAGAGTTCCCTTTGAATTgctgaaaattctgaaaagaTTTTCTCTTCCACCTTTACCttattcaaaatattcagagggatttgcaagaaaaaaaattcttatagTCCgtagaaaatcatttttcttgaAAGAAATTCACACAAAGTTTTGGTTTGTTCCTCTCGTCCATGAGAAAATCCCCAAATTGTTTTCATTCATCTAAACTTcctcaaaaaaatccaacattttCAACGACTTTCTTGAACAAGAATTTAGATTCAAAAATATAATCGTTGTTCGTcttatatgattttttaaaatttaatttcttttcgAAGGTCATTTCCCAAATTTGGGTGTGGATACCCGAAAAAACTATACctattttgttcatttttttaaaaacaagtaactaaacaaattcatttcttaaaaatcaaaacattttttagaCACTTTTAAGTATAAAAGTTAATTTTCTAACCAACtactttttttaaaaagtttaTTCTCAGATGTTctacaaaaatattggaagaTGAGAGATGATGGCATCTCCtcaatcaaaaattatttattaactttttgaagatttaagttctttttaaaattataaattctctaaTTCAGTCAAGATTTCTCTCAATTATCAATCACATctttccctcctcctcctctcccccccTGTCTCTCCTATAACAAGCGCTACAGCAGTGAAAGATCAGTacgtgaaaatttatttctcctaAAATAATAAGATAATTTCCACCCAACTCCCCCAAAGAGTATCAATACAAAGCGaactaatttaaataaaattatcccaACAGGTCATAGCATTCATATGTGGAGTAATAGTAATAATCCTGATGATAATGGGACTGGCCTCGACCGACTGGTTAATGGCTATTGGGTGGCGTCAAGGTCTATTTTTCCACTGCATAGACGTTGGTGCACCAACCCCATTGCCCTTTAATGTCGCTGTCTCTGCCGGTTGTTATCCAGCTAGGGACGTCGGCTACATCAAAGCAGCAGCTGCACTGTGTATTATTTGCCTTGTTGCTGATGTAGCTGCAACTCTCCTCACCGCCCTTGGTTTGCGAGCCAAGGATCACAGGGACAAACACAAGTGCTATAGATTCGCCGTACTCTGCATGGGACTCGCACGTAATTATCCTGTTGATAATGAGTACAATATAAAATTTCCCTTTGAGACTGTACTGAGATAAAAATATCGTAGATTATAGTTATCAGAGGGAACTCAACGAGTTTCGCCGATTTTTCCTATATTGTAGATATCATTAgatgattattcaatttttttaacattttttgacGATACCAGAAACtcactataattttttttatttacgtataataaataattaagtaTTTAAAcacaaattatttaaatacttAATTACGTTGTACTTATGAAATTCAATATAGTTTGTTCCTTAACATGTGGAAAATATCAAGTTCGAAAGTATTTGAATACTtagtaattataaaatatttttctgtccaaTACCGATGTCAAAAAATGATTCGATCCCCCCTCCTCCATTTGATCGAATCATGAGGACGTTCGGAGCCCTAATGATCAACGATTGAAACATACAGTTTAATCactcaatttattaaaaatatcgacATATCTCGTATCGTTAATACCTTATTCCGTCGACATTATTAAAAAACACTGAGTGTTTGATTATAAAAATAGACCTTCCGGTTTactacatttttctctcagtgttgGAATCCATATGATCGATGAACATATGAGTCCTTGGATAATATGATTTGTCAATGAAGGTTGatcagtaataattaattttctatgtAATTAATGAAGAACTTTCTGTAaccgataattttttgttgcagTCCTGACACTTCTGTTAGCCCTCATTGTGTACCCTGTATTCTTCGCCGCAGAGCTTAATTTAGGTGAGCGT of Diachasmimorpha longicaudata isolate KC_UGA_2023 chromosome 3, iyDiaLong2, whole genome shotgun sequence contains these proteins:
- the LOC135159989 gene encoding transmembrane protein 47 isoform X1, which encodes MITMYTVAEDHMGESEIAQVIAFICGVIVIILMIMGLASTDWLMAIGWRQGLFFHCIDVGAPTPLPFNVAVSAGCYPARDVGYIKAAAALCIICLVADVAATLLTALGLRAKDHRDKHKCYRFAVLCMGLALLTLLLALIVYPVFFAAELNLGNRPIWEFGWAYGVGWGAAIFLFGGVVLLFCDKESEEIYYKERKIVREEVSGGNNTMSSHRIGNHGTLRSGMTHA
- the LOC135159989 gene encoding transmembrane protein 47 isoform X2, translated to MAQATTIETVTITRPLKVIAFICGVIVIILMIMGLASTDWLMAIGWRQGLFFHCIDVGAPTPLPFNVAVSAGCYPARDVGYIKAAAALCIICLVADVAATLLTALGLRAKDHRDKHKCYRFAVLCMGLALLTLLLALIVYPVFFAAELNLGNRPIWEFGWAYGVGWGAAIFLFGGVVLLFCDKESEEIYYKERKIVREEVSGGNNTMSSHRIGNHGTLRSGMTHA